One Thomasclavelia spiroformis DSM 1552 DNA window includes the following coding sequences:
- the trpC gene encoding indole-3-glycerol phosphate synthase TrpC, with the protein MIIDDIIESTKERVVENKKLHSIEKIAKLAFDKPINFDYPFEKALRKPGLSYIMEVKRATPTKGQITQNFDYKTIAKEYEDIGAAAISVVTEPDFFKGDDDFLAEIARIVKIPVLRNDFIIDEYMVYESKLLGADAIILLCSVLDEITLMRCVNLAERLGMSALVEAHSSMQVKKAMRVGAKIIGVNNCDLRTFEIDMKNSIELRSMVSDDIVFVSESGIKTYDDIKVLEENNVNAVLIGETLMKSHDKRKTFEILQGLRKPE; encoded by the coding sequence ATGATTATTGATGATATTATAGAAAGTACTAAAGAAAGGGTTGTAGAAAATAAAAAACTACATTCAATTGAAAAAATAGCTAAATTAGCATTTGATAAACCAATCAATTTTGATTATCCATTTGAAAAAGCCTTACGTAAACCAGGATTATCTTATATTATGGAAGTAAAAAGAGCAACACCAACAAAGGGACAAATCACACAAAATTTTGATTATAAAACGATAGCTAAAGAATATGAAGATATTGGAGCTGCTGCTATTTCTGTTGTAACCGAGCCTGATTTTTTTAAGGGGGATGATGATTTTTTAGCTGAAATTGCAAGAATTGTAAAAATACCAGTTTTAAGAAATGATTTTATTATTGATGAATATATGGTTTATGAATCTAAGTTATTAGGGGCAGATGCTATTATACTTTTATGTAGTGTTTTAGATGAAATAACTTTGATGCGTTGTGTAAATTTAGCTGAAAGATTAGGAATGAGTGCTTTAGTTGAAGCTCATAGTTCAATGCAAGTAAAAAAAGCAATGCGTGTAGGGGCTAAGATTATTGGTGTTAATAATTGTGATTTAAGAACTTTTGAAATTGATATGAAAAATAGTATTGAATTACGTTCTATGGTATCTGATGATATTGTTTTTGTAAGTGAAAGTGGTATTAAAACATACGATGATATAAAAGTTTTAGAAGAAAATAATGTTAATGCAGTACTAATTGGTGAAACATTGATGAAAAGTCATGATAAAAGAAAGACATTTGAAATATTACAGGGATTAAGAAAGCCGGAATAA
- a CDS encoding DNA-deoxyinosine glycosylase, which translates to MEYHTIEPIYNKESKILILGSFPSIKSREAKFYYYHPQNRFWKILGNIFDNDNLSTITLKKQFLLNNKIALWDVIASCNIKGSSDSSISDVKVNDLIRIINGSAIKHIYTNGNLANKLYHQYFDDKIALPVTKLPSSSPANASYSLERLIECWKVIKDSM; encoded by the coding sequence ATGGAATATCATACTATTGAACCAATATATAATAAAGAATCAAAGATATTAATTTTAGGCTCATTTCCTTCAATCAAGTCAAGAGAGGCTAAGTTTTATTATTATCATCCTCAAAATCGCTTTTGGAAGATTTTAGGAAATATTTTTGATAATGATAATTTAAGTACGATTACTTTAAAAAAGCAATTTTTATTAAATAATAAAATTGCTTTATGGGATGTAATTGCTAGTTGTAATATCAAAGGATCAAGTGATAGTAGTATTAGTGATGTAAAAGTCAATGATTTAATCAGAATAATCAATGGTAGTGCAATTAAACATATTTATACTAATGGTAATCTTGCAAACAAACTTTATCATCAATATTTTGATGATAAAATAGCTTTACCAGTTACTAAATTACCTTCATCTTCACCGGCTAATGCTAGTTATAGTTTAGAGCGGTTGATTGAATGTTGGAAAGTTATCAAAGATAGCATGTAA
- a CDS encoding AAA family ATPase — MGVYLNPNNQNFYEAVNKEIYVDKSLLIERIEYLKEKVNKYICVSRPRRFGKSTDANMLVAYYSKGCDSSHIFNNLKISQTELYYKHLNQHNVIHVNMQDFLGYTHDVSKMVTLLTRRIINDLKKNYNVELFDESILSMSLEDVYSATNEQFIFIIDEWDCIFREYSKNKEAQNRYLDFLRNLLKDKPYVKLAYMTGILPIKKYGTHSALNMFEEISMIEPELLAEFMGFTENEVKDLCSLYNVSYEEMREWYDGYYMTDCLSTFSPRSVVASIDRKKFGNYWTSTETYEALRVYIDMNYDGLRDDVVKLLAGEEVYLNTNKFQNDMTTFKSKDDVLTLLIHLGYLGYNSSNQTCYIPNKEVTSSFVASVEIHHGTKQRRHY, encoded by the coding sequence ATGGGAGTCTATTTAAATCCAAATAATCAAAATTTTTATGAAGCAGTTAATAAGGAAATATATGTTGATAAATCCTTATTAATTGAAAGAATCGAATATTTAAAAGAAAAAGTGAATAAATATATTTGTGTATCACGACCAAGACGATTTGGAAAGAGTACCGATGCTAATATGCTTGTAGCTTATTATTCCAAAGGATGTGATTCATCTCATATTTTTAATAACTTGAAAATCAGCCAGACAGAATTATACTATAAACATTTGAATCAACATAATGTCATTCATGTTAATATGCAGGATTTTTTAGGTTATACACATGATGTTAGTAAAATGGTTACCCTTTTGACAAGAAGAATTATAAATGATCTAAAAAAAAATTATAATGTTGAATTATTCGATGAAAGTATTTTATCAATGTCACTAGAAGATGTTTACAGTGCAACTAATGAACAATTTATATTTATTATAGATGAATGGGACTGTATCTTTAGGGAATATTCAAAAAATAAAGAAGCACAGAATCGATATTTAGATTTTTTAAGAAATCTATTGAAAGATAAGCCTTATGTAAAGCTTGCTTATATGACAGGAATACTGCCTATTAAAAAATATGGAACTCATAGTGCCTTGAATATGTTTGAAGAAATATCTATGATTGAACCGGAATTATTGGCTGAATTTATGGGATTTACAGAAAATGAAGTTAAAGATCTTTGTTCTTTATATAATGTAAGTTATGAAGAAATGAGGGAATGGTATGATGGTTATTATATGACAGATTGTTTATCAACTTTTTCCCCACGTTCTGTTGTTGCATCAATTGATCGTAAAAAATTTGGAAATTATTGGACATCTACGGAAACCTATGAAGCATTAAGAGTCTATATAGATATGAACTATGATGGATTGAGGGACGATGTTGTAAAGTTGTTGGCAGGGGAAGAGGTATATTTGAATACCAACAAGTTTCAAAATGATATGACCACTTTTAAATCAAAGGATGATGTTTTGACATTACTTATACATCTAGGATATCTAGGATATAACAGTTCCAATCAGACATGCTATATACCAAACAAGGAAGTAACAAGTTCATTTGTTGCATCAGTTGAAATTCATCATGGAACGAAACAACGAAGGCATTATTAA
- a CDS encoding PD-(D/E)XK nuclease domain-containing protein, which produces MDTSILTYNNENALSYTISIAYMYARNYYTIVREMPSRKGYADMILIPKDDKPAMIIELKWNQDVETAITQIKEKKYPKLLEEYKDNLLIVGITYDKKTKKHICRIEKMN; this is translated from the coding sequence TTGGATACATCAATACTGACATATAATAATGAAAATGCCCTTTCATATACAATATCAATTGCATATATGTATGCAAGGAATTATTATACGATTGTAAGAGAAATGCCAAGTAGAAAAGGTTATGCAGATATGATATTGATACCTAAAGATGATAAACCGGCAATGATTATAGAATTGAAGTGGAATCAGGATGTTGAAACAGCAATCACTCAAATTAAAGAAAAAAAATATCCAAAATTATTGGAAGAATATAAAGATAACTTACTGATAGTTGGAATAACTTATGACAAGAAAACAAAAAAACATATATGTAGAATAGAAAAAATGAATTAG
- the ftsW gene encoding putative lipid II flippase FtsW has protein sequence MKSKRVVILVMTIVFIGLMMVYSASNIWAGYKFNDSLYYIKRQALFAVIGIIAMFIFSKIDYHIYQKNANKILIFCFILMILVLIPGLGSVRGGSRSWFNLGIISLQPSELFKIAIIIYSASYISNHYHELKKLKASIKLLVVLSLGFGLIMLQPDFGSGFVMVCSIIVMLIVSPFPFKYFIMLGILGVIGIVLMIISAPYRLARIVAFLNPFADPLGSGFQIIQSLYAIAPGGILGVGFNNSVQKHFYLPEPQTDFIFAIYLEEFGLIGGIFLVGLYGYLFITVFNQAMKVKDLFGSFLMIGIISMIGIQTLINLGVVVGLFPVTGVTLYLRNNFI, from the coding sequence ATGAAAAGCAAAAGAGTAGTTATTTTAGTAATGACTATTGTTTTTATTGGCTTAATGATGGTTTATAGTGCTTCAAATATTTGGGCTGGCTATAAGTTTAATGATTCTTTATATTATATAAAAAGACAAGCTTTATTTGCGGTAATTGGTATCATTGCAATGTTTATTTTTTCAAAAATTGATTATCATATTTATCAAAAAAACGCGAATAAAATTTTAATATTTTGTTTTATTTTAATGATTTTAGTTTTAATCCCTGGACTAGGTAGTGTTCGTGGTGGTTCAAGAAGTTGGTTTAATTTAGGAATCATTTCTTTACAGCCTTCAGAGTTATTTAAAATAGCAATTATTATATATAGTGCTAGTTATATAAGTAATCATTATCATGAATTGAAGAAATTAAAAGCAAGTATTAAGTTATTAGTAGTTTTATCATTAGGTTTTGGTTTGATTATGTTACAACCTGATTTTGGTAGTGGTTTTGTTATGGTTTGTTCGATTATTGTAATGTTGATTGTTAGTCCTTTTCCTTTTAAGTATTTTATTATGTTAGGAATTTTAGGTGTAATTGGAATTGTTTTAATGATCATATCCGCACCATATCGATTAGCCCGAATTGTTGCTTTTTTAAATCCTTTTGCTGATCCATTAGGTAGTGGGTTTCAAATCATCCAATCATTATATGCTATTGCTCCAGGGGGAATTTTAGGAGTGGGATTTAATAATAGTGTTCAAAAACATTTTTATTTACCAGAACCACAAACTGATTTTATTTTTGCGATATATTTAGAAGAATTTGGTTTAATTGGCGGTATTTTTTTAGTAGGATTATATGGTTATTTGTTTATTACAGTTTTCAATCAGGCAATGAAAGTTAAAGATTTATTTGGTAGTTTTTTAATGATTGGAATTATTTCCATGATTGGCATACAAACATTAATAAATCTAGGAGTTGTCGTTGGTCTATTCCCTGTTACAGGTGTAACCTTGTATTTACGAAACAATTTTATATAA
- the murD gene encoding UDP-N-acetylmuramoyl-L-alanine--D-glutamate ligase produces the protein MLTGKKVLVIGLAKSGKAAVRLLKKLNATITINEFQEASKIPEYQQYLDDGIEMITGGHPDELFERDFDFVIKNPGINYHKPFILRLKKRNIPVYTEIELAYQVAKKQHYIGVTGTNGKTTTVTLIDKILKGQYQNVHLAGNVGMPLCDIVLDHNLLEEENHYIVIEMSNFQLLDIDTFKPNVSTIINLTPDHLDYMASLDEYYASKTNIYKNTNKNDCFVVNLDDQVLDKYLKQYPIPCKQITMSLDNQADCMIKDKAIYYQNEFIIDLDDIKLVGNHNLQNIMIAICIAKKCDVKNEIINQEIASFIGVEHRIEFVKEINGIKIYNDSKATNTDASIIALKAFKQPVILLMGGFDKGLDLKEMSTYSNKIKRLVTFGAAGKRFKDEMHVENSICVKNLKEATLEAINNATAGDIVLLSPSTSSFDEFSGYEQRGNVFKEIVCSLDDINHD, from the coding sequence ATGTTAACAGGTAAAAAAGTATTAGTTATTGGTTTAGCTAAAAGTGGTAAAGCTGCAGTTCGCTTACTTAAAAAGCTTAATGCAACAATTACTATTAATGAATTTCAAGAAGCTAGTAAAATTCCTGAATATCAACAATATCTTGATGATGGAATTGAAATGATTACTGGTGGTCATCCTGATGAATTATTTGAACGTGATTTTGATTTTGTAATAAAAAATCCTGGAATCAATTATCATAAACCATTTATTTTAAGATTAAAAAAAAGAAATATCCCAGTATATACAGAAATAGAACTTGCTTATCAAGTAGCTAAAAAACAACATTATATTGGGGTTACAGGAACTAATGGTAAAACAACTACTGTTACATTAATTGATAAGATCTTAAAAGGACAATATCAAAATGTTCATTTAGCTGGTAATGTTGGTATGCCACTATGTGATATTGTTTTAGATCATAATTTATTAGAAGAAGAAAATCATTATATTGTTATTGAAATGAGTAATTTTCAATTACTTGACATTGATACATTTAAACCAAATGTTTCAACAATCATTAACTTAACACCTGACCATTTAGACTACATGGCTTCATTAGATGAATACTATGCTTCAAAAACCAATATTTATAAAAACACTAATAAAAATGATTGTTTTGTAGTAAATTTAGATGATCAAGTTTTAGACAAATATTTAAAACAATATCCTATTCCTTGTAAACAAATTACGATGTCATTAGATAATCAAGCTGATTGCATGATTAAAGATAAAGCTATTTATTATCAAAATGAATTTATTATTGATCTTGATGATATTAAATTAGTTGGTAATCATAATTTACAAAATATAATGATTGCAATTTGTATTGCTAAAAAATGTGATGTGAAAAATGAAATAATTAATCAAGAAATTGCTTCATTTATTGGTGTTGAACATCGAATCGAATTTGTTAAAGAAATAAATGGGATTAAAATATATAATGATTCAAAAGCTACTAACACTGATGCTAGTATCATTGCTTTAAAAGCATTTAAACAACCAGTTATTTTATTAATGGGTGGTTTTGATAAAGGCCTAGATCTAAAAGAAATGTCTACTTACAGTAATAAAATAAAACGTTTAGTAACATTTGGAGCCGCTGGTAAACGTTTTAAAGATGAAATGCATGTTGAAAATAGTATTTGTGTTAAAAACTTAAAAGAAGCTACATTAGAAGCAATCAATAACGCTACAGCTGGTGATATTGTTTTACTATCACCATCGACAAGTAGCTTCGATGAATTTAGCGGTTATGAACAACGTGGTAATGTATTTAAAGAAATTGTTTGCTCTTTAGACGATATAAATCATGATTAA
- the mraY gene encoding phospho-N-acetylmuramoyl-pentapeptide-transferase, with protein sequence MENFLKLIFAFGVGFVLVLIAMPRVIPFLHKMKFGQVEREEGLASHKVKNGTPTMGGIVFVLAAILGTAISTLVFDIKNIFNPELILTTIVLVGYSLIGLIDDALIIVKHSNKGLPPLAKLLAQIALAIICYFYAMNFIPGFTSVVTIPLVDISIDFKYLYPFLILIMFAGESNGVNLSDGLDGLATGLSMIAIAPFIIFSIMTKDYVLASYATAMVGALLGFMMFNYHPAKIFMGDVGSLGLGGFLAVLAILTKQELLLILVGGVFLMETLSVIIQVTSFKLRGKRVFKMAPIHHHFEMLGWSEQQVTISFWFIGFICGILAIVIGVL encoded by the coding sequence ATGGAAAACTTTTTAAAATTGATCTTTGCTTTTGGTGTAGGATTCGTCTTAGTTTTAATAGCTATGCCTAGAGTAATCCCGTTTCTACATAAAATGAAATTTGGCCAAGTTGAACGTGAAGAAGGATTAGCATCACATAAGGTTAAAAACGGAACACCGACAATGGGAGGTATTGTTTTTGTTTTAGCTGCAATTTTAGGTACTGCTATTAGTACACTTGTTTTTGATATCAAAAATATATTTAATCCAGAACTAATTTTAACCACAATTGTTTTAGTTGGTTATAGTTTAATTGGCTTAATTGATGATGCTTTAATTATTGTAAAGCATAGTAATAAAGGATTACCACCATTAGCTAAATTATTAGCACAAATAGCTTTAGCGATTATTTGTTATTTTTACGCCATGAATTTTATTCCTGGTTTTACATCAGTAGTAACAATTCCACTAGTTGATATAAGTATTGATTTTAAATACTTATACCCATTCTTAATATTAATTATGTTTGCAGGTGAAAGTAATGGTGTTAACTTATCTGATGGATTAGATGGACTTGCTACTGGACTTTCAATGATTGCAATTGCACCATTTATTATCTTTTCAATTATGACTAAAGATTATGTTTTAGCTAGTTATGCTACTGCAATGGTCGGTGCTTTACTTGGATTTATGATGTTTAACTATCATCCAGCTAAGATTTTTATGGGTGACGTAGGATCACTTGGTTTAGGTGGTTTTTTAGCAGTTTTAGCAATTCTTACTAAACAAGAGTTATTATTGATTTTAGTTGGTGGGGTTTTCTTAATGGAAACATTATCAGTTATTATCCAAGTTACTTCATTTAAATTACGTGGTAAACGTGTATTTAAAATGGCACCGATTCACCATCATTTTGAAATGTTAGGTTGGTCTGAACAACAAGTTACTATTTCTTTTTGGTTTATTGGTTTTATTTGTGGTATTTTAGCAATTGTTATTGGAGTGTTATAA
- a CDS encoding HPr family phosphocarrier protein produces the protein MAKRINATIIDPVGLYATPATKLVDTMKLFKSDIKLIYSSKTVNLKSLMGVLSLGIPTKATIEIIAEGEDEDAAIKKAAELLKELGICQ, from the coding sequence ATGGCAAAACGAATAAATGCTACCATAATTGATCCTGTAGGTCTTTATGCAACACCCGCAACAAAACTAGTCGATACAATGAAACTTTTTAAATCTGATATTAAATTAATTTATTCTTCAAAAACAGTTAATTTAAAATCTTTAATGGGGGTTTTATCTTTGGGGATTCCTACTAAAGCAACAATTGAAATTATTGCTGAGGGTGAAGATGAAGATGCAGCTATTAAAAAGGCAGCTGAATTATTGAAAGAATTAGGTATTTGTCAATAA
- a CDS encoding transcription termination/antitermination NusG family protein, with the protein MNWYVLYVLSYKKEQLIKYLNKYEDVEAFVPKYEYYRRVTKDYEIKPMFNGYIFVKSTMNQLEFNSLLMKMSKEKDGLLKQLVYPDTSALKKEEIEMFDRLLDENYVVKMSQAYLQDKRAIIINGPLKYFENDIRKVDKYNKVAYLNLLFMNREIKAGLEIIK; encoded by the coding sequence ATGAACTGGTATGTTTTATATGTTCTTTCTTATAAAAAAGAACAGTTAATTAAATATTTAAATAAATATGAAGATGTTGAAGCATTTGTACCTAAATACGAATATTATCGAAGAGTTACTAAAGATTATGAGATTAAACCAATGTTTAATGGCTATATCTTTGTAAAGTCAACAATGAATCAATTGGAATTTAATTCATTGTTGATGAAAATGTCTAAGGAAAAAGATGGATTATTAAAACAACTTGTTTATCCTGATACTTCTGCGTTAAAAAAAGAAGAGATTGAGATGTTTGATAGGTTGTTGGATGAAAATTATGTTGTAAAGATGTCCCAAGCGTATTTACAAGATAAAAGAGCAATTATTATTAATGGTCCGTTAAAATATTTTGAAAATGATATTCGTAAGGTTGATAAGTACAATAAAGTAGCTTATTTGAATTTATTGTTTATGAATCGAGAGATAAAAGCAGGTTTAGAAATTATTAAGTAA
- a CDS encoding polysaccharide biosynthesis protein, producing the protein MKFIGEKNIRRIILIITDILCVIFSLYGALLLRFNGPIPEHYLERLFIMSLPILVIAIAIFWYFRLYHSLWQFASIIELKNIVLATIVDSLANIVLFEVSGNSLPRSCYFIYFMLLTMFLGGERFLYRLLRLKHSKIGFNIDNKEVKDLQKVMIIGAGLAGEKIYREIINSKQVYKQVMCFIDDDRSKQGRSVHGVTVYGGRDKIVEAVEKFGIEEILVAIPSADKKELADVLNICKETKCLIKKLPGMYELLNGNVHISDFKEVDVLDLLGRDPIEVNLEDIMGYVTDKVVMVTGGGGSIGSELCRQIAASKPKQLIIVDIYENNAYDIQLELKEKYHDLNLEVMIASVRNTKRVDSLFKRFRPDIVYHAAAHKHVPLMEDSPNEAVKNNVFGTLNVVKAADKYNTKRFILISTDKAVNPTNVMGATKRICEMIVQSYNKKSKTEFVAVRFGNVLGSNGSVIPLFKKQIKAGGPVTVTHPDIIRYFMTIPEAVSLVLQAGAYAKGGEIFILDMGKPVKIADMARNLIKLSGFEPDVDIKIEYTGLRPGEKLYEELLMKEEGLQETPNKLIHIGKPIEMNEEVFFERLKELKEEAYEEVEDIRTFIKELVPTYKNPNEKTITKEKVGIN; encoded by the coding sequence TTGAAATTTATAGGTGAAAAGAATATAAGAAGAATAATATTAATAATAACCGATATTTTATGTGTCATATTTTCATTATATGGAGCATTGTTGCTTAGATTTAATGGACCTATTCCAGAACATTACTTAGAGCGGTTATTTATAATGTCATTGCCAATACTGGTTATTGCAATTGCAATCTTCTGGTATTTTAGACTTTATCATAGCTTATGGCAGTTTGCTTCGATTATTGAACTTAAAAATATTGTTCTGGCAACTATTGTTGACAGTTTAGCAAATATTGTCTTATTTGAAGTTAGCGGTAACAGTTTACCTAGAAGCTGTTATTTTATTTACTTTATGCTCTTGACGATGTTTTTAGGTGGTGAACGTTTTTTATATCGTTTGCTTAGATTAAAACACAGTAAGATCGGTTTTAATATCGATAATAAAGAAGTAAAAGATCTACAAAAAGTTATGATCATTGGTGCTGGGTTAGCTGGAGAAAAGATCTATCGAGAAATCATCAATTCTAAACAGGTATATAAACAAGTAATGTGCTTTATTGACGATGATCGTAGCAAGCAGGGAAGAAGTGTTCATGGAGTTACAGTCTATGGCGGAAGAGATAAGATTGTAGAAGCTGTTGAAAAGTTTGGCATTGAAGAGATTTTAGTAGCTATCCCTTCGGCTGATAAAAAAGAACTGGCAGATGTTTTGAATATCTGTAAGGAAACAAAATGTCTGATTAAAAAATTACCGGGTATGTATGAATTATTAAATGGCAATGTTCATATTTCTGATTTTAAGGAAGTAGATGTTTTAGATTTACTGGGACGTGATCCAATTGAAGTCAACCTAGAAGATATCATGGGTTATGTAACGGATAAAGTAGTCATGGTAACCGGTGGAGGCGGATCAATCGGTAGCGAGCTATGCCGTCAGATTGCGGCAAGCAAGCCAAAGCAACTGATCATTGTCGATATCTATGAAAATAATGCTTATGATATTCAGTTAGAACTTAAAGAAAAATATCATGATTTAAATCTGGAAGTAATGATAGCATCGGTAAGAAATACTAAAAGAGTGGATTCATTATTCAAACGCTTTAGACCGGATATCGTTTATCATGCAGCAGCCCATAAACATGTGCCACTGATGGAAGATTCACCAAATGAAGCAGTAAAAAATAATGTTTTTGGAACATTGAATGTAGTAAAGGCTGCTGATAAATATAACACAAAACGATTTATTCTGATTTCTACAGATAAAGCAGTCAATCCAACAAATGTCATGGGAGCAACAAAGAGAATCTGTGAAATGATCGTACAGTCATACAATAAAAAATCAAAGACAGAATTTGTTGCAGTAAGATTTGGAAATGTACTGGGGTCAAATGGATCAGTAATACCGCTATTTAAAAAGCAGATCAAAGCAGGGGGACCGGTAACTGTAACGCATCCGGATATCATCCGTTATTTTATGACGATACCAGAAGCGGTATCACTAGTTTTACAGGCAGGAGCATATGCAAAAGGAGGAGAAATCTTCATTTTAGATATGGGAAAACCGGTAAAGATAGCAGATATGGCAAGAAATCTAATCAAGCTATCAGGGTTTGAACCAGATGTAGATATCAAGATAGAATATACGGGATTAAGACCGGGAGAAAAGCTGTATGAAGAGCTGTTAATGAAAGAAGAAGGATTACAGGAGACACCAAATAAGCTGATTCATATAGGGAAACCAATCGAAATGAATGAAGAGGTATTCTTTGAAAGATTAAAGGAACTAAAAGAAGAGGCATATGAAGAAGTAGAAGATATCAGAACATTTATCAAGGAATTAGTACCGACATATAAAAATCCAAATGAAAAAACTATAACAAAAGAAAAAGTAGGAATTAATTAA